The Oncorhynchus tshawytscha isolate Ot180627B linkage group LG32, Otsh_v2.0, whole genome shotgun sequence genome includes a region encoding these proteins:
- the LOC112230332 gene encoding zinc finger protein 629, with protein MSTLQMLHVFLNERLTAAAVEIFGAVEKTVVEYQEENDRLRRLLRNTPDIKLCRKESLPLSVAVSEDEVPPEQQHCEQEWRTSLQQDDLEPKQIKEEQEELWTCQEEEQLQGQEADVIVFKFPPLCVKSKCDQENPLQSFTLPQTQTVENRESASKPVDLPHFVTFTHLKGLDIPCDPADNQNDSYSHSSAVSSDPVGLRLLSPFHPSPPLNPNLSMGEHCCKPSTVSRKTLRCCDCGETFALKADLQEHVTLAKKIPSECHLCQKLYNSTCKLKAHIRLCHVEKPSTCPFCGKTFKLKGHLSRHMRIHTGEKPFSCGDCGKSFIQKGDLRRHILTHTGEKPFSCGDCGKSFNRKGNLNLHFLTHTGTNVHKERNK; from the exons ATGTCTACATTACAGATGTTGCATGTGTTCTTAAATGAGCGTTTAACGGCGGCTGCTGTGGAGATTTTCGGGGCAGTTGAGAAAACGGTAGTCGAGTACCAGGAAGAGAATGATCGGCTACGAAGACTGCTGCGGAATACACCGGACATAAAACTATGTAGAAAAG AGTCCCTTCCGTTATCTGTTGCTGTCTCTGAAGACGAGGTTCCACCTGAGCAGCAGCATTGTGAGCAGGAGTGGAGAACCAGTCTGCAGCAGGATGACCTAGAACCCAaacagattaaagaggaacaggaggaactCTGGACCTGTCAAGAGGAAGAGCAGCTTCAAGGGCAGGAGGCTGACGTCATAGTTTTCAAATTCCCTCCTCTTTGTGTGAAAAGTAAATGTGATCAGGAAAACCCACTTCAGTCCTTTACTCTTCCCCAAACCCAGACggtggagaacagagagagtgccTCTAAACCAGTGGATCTCCCACATTTTGTCACTTTTACCCACCTAAAGGGTCTCGACATTCCCTGTGACCCTGCAGATAATCAAAACGATTCCTACAGCCACAGCTCAGCTGTAAGCAGTGACCCAGTAGGACTTAGGCTGCTGTCACCATTCCATCCCAGTCCACCATTGAATCCCAACCTATCAATGGGGGAACACTGTTGCAAACCCAGCACCGTGTCTAGAAAAACTCTCCGCTGCTGTGACTGTGGTGAAACGTTTGCTCTGAAAGCTGACCTTCAGGAGCATGTGACTCTCGCTAAGAAGATACCCAGCGAATGCCACCTCTGCCAAAAACTCTACAACTCCACCTGTAAATTGAAGGCCCATATCAGACTCTGTCACGTGGAGAAACCCTCCACCTGCCCCTTTTGTGGAAAGACCTTTAAACTCAAAGGACATCTTTCCAGGCACATGAGGATTCACACAGGcgagaaaccatttagctgtggtgactgtgggaaaagcttcattCAGAAGGGGGACCTAAGGAGGCACAtactgactcacacaggagagaaaccatttagctgtggtgactgtgggaaaagcttcaatcGGAAAGGGAACCTGAACTTGCACTTTCTGACTCACACAGGAACTAATGTCCACAAAGAAagaaacaaataa